A window from Camelus dromedarius isolate mCamDro1 chromosome 9, mCamDro1.pat, whole genome shotgun sequence encodes these proteins:
- the LOC116154723 gene encoding LOW QUALITY PROTEIN: F-box only protein 27-like (The sequence of the model RefSeq protein was modified relative to this genomic sequence to represent the inferred CDS: inserted 1 base in 1 codon) has product MNGLRDQQRKNQGAPGPGEEPIRASASRGRPAPQPEPEEALGLSQLPPELLLAVLSLLPPRTLLGRCRQVCRRWRALVDAPGLWLKILARDHRALWPVVRSCLPRADAASACLLGRFCARGSIGRNLFQNPKGTDGFQMWTMLSGGDGWAEEENYEVLPGXPSQTSFPSTCRWCHKKETLDLEAEGLWPELLDSGKVEIRVSHWWADRQGTDCMYQLTVQLLDANKAVLDHISPVFSHSAA; this is encoded by the exons GGGCACCCGGGCCAGGCGAGGAGCCCATACgtgcctctgcctccagggggagGCCGGCTCCGCAGCCCGAACCCGAGGAGGCGCTGGGCCTGAGCCAACTGCCCCCGGAGCTGCTCCTGGCGGTGCTGAGCCTCCTGCCCCCGCGCACGCTGCTCGGCCGCTGCCGCCAGGTGTGCCGGCGCTGGCGCGCCCTGGTGGACGCCCCGGGCCTGTGGCTGAAGATCCTGGCCCGGGACCACCGCGCCCTGTGGCCGGTCGTCCGCAGCTGCCTGCCGCGCGCCGACGCCGCCAGTGCCTGCCTCCTGGGCCGCTTCTGCGCGCGCGGATCCATAGGACGCAATCTCTTTCAGAACCCTAAGGGCACAG ATGGCTTCCAGATGTGGACGATGCTGAGCGGTGGGGACggctgggcagaggaggaaaactATGAGGTCCTGCCTG GCCCTTCCCAGACCAGCTTCCCATCTACCTGCAG ATGGTGTCACAAGAAGGAAACGTTGGACCTGGAGGCGGAGGGTCTGTGGCCGGAACTCCTGGATAGTGGCAAGGTTGAGATTCGTGTCTCTCACTG GTGGGCAGACCGACAAGGCACTGACTGTATGTATCAACTAACCGTCCAGCTTCTAGATGCCAACAAGGCCGTCCTGGACCACATCTCTCCTGTCTTTTCCCATTCAGCAGCATAG